A window of the Eulemur rufifrons isolate Redbay chromosome 6, OSU_ERuf_1, whole genome shotgun sequence genome harbors these coding sequences:
- the LOC138384880 gene encoding olfactory receptor 52L1 has product MTLFLFPSFLSKSFMMALSNSSWRLPRPSFFLIGIPGLEESQHWIALLLGVLYVLALVGNITILFIIWTDPSLHQPMYLFLAMLAAIDLVLASSTAPKAFAVLLVHAHEIGYIACLVQMFFIHAFSSMESGVLVAMALDRYIAICHPLHHSIILHPGVIRCIGVAVLLRGLLLLLPFPLLLRRLTFCRATMIGHAYCEHMAVVKLACSETTVNRAYGLAVALLVVGTDILAIGISYAHILQAVLKVPGGEARLKAFSTCGSHVCVILVFYVPGMFSFLTHRFGHHVPHHIHVLLATLYLFLPPALNPLVYGVKTQQIRQRVLRVFYTKG; this is encoded by the coding sequence AtgactttgtttctctttccctctttcctctctaaGTCATTTATGATGGCCCTTAGCAATTCCAGTTGGAGGCTACCTCGGCCTTCTTTCTTCCTGATAGGTATTCCAGGTTTAGAGGAAAGTCAGCACTGGATAGCATTGCTCCTGGGTGTCCTTTACGTCCTTGCTCTAGTGGGCAATATCACCATTCTCTTCATTATCTGGACTGACCCATCCTTGCACCAACCTATGTACCTCTTCCTGGCCATGCTAGCTGCCATAGACCTGGTTCTGGCCTCTTCCACTGCACCCAAAGCCTTTGCAGTGCTCCTGGTTCATGCCCATGAGATTGGATACATTGCCTGCCTGGTCCAGATGTTCTTCATCCATGCATTCTCCTCTATGGAGTCAGGAGTACTAGTGGCCATGGCCCTGGATCGCTATATAGCCATTTGTCACCCTCTGCACCATTCCATCATCCTGCATCCAGGGGTCATCAGGTGCATTGGAGTGGCAGTGCTGCTGCGGGGattactcctcctcctccccttccccctcctgttGCGAAGACTTACGTTCTGCCGGGCCACTATGATAGGCCATGCCTATTGTGAACATATGGCTGTGGTGAAACTGGCCTGCTCAGAAACCACAGTGAACCGAGCCTATGGACTGGCTGTGGCACTGCTAGTGGTTGGGACAGACATCCTGGCCATTGGTATTTCCTATGCCCACATCCTCCAGGCAGTGCTGAAGGTACCAGGGGGTGAGGCCCGACTTAAGGCCTTTAGCACATGTGGATCCCATGTTTGTGTCATTCTGGTGTTTTATGTCCCTGGAATGTTCTCCTTCCTCACTCACCGCTTTGGCCACCATGTACCCCATCACATCCATGTTCTTCTGGCCACACTTTATCTCTTTTTGCCACCTGCACTTAATCCTCTTGTCTACGGGGTAAAGACTCAACAGATCCGCCAGAGAGTACTTAGGGTGTTCTACACAAAAGGATAG
- the LOC138384161 gene encoding olfactory receptor 52K1-like, whose protein sequence is MILSNNSHLFPHTFFLAGIPGLTAAHVWISLPFCFMFFLALTGNSVLLFLIRTERSLHQPMFFFLAMLSFVDLVLSLSTLPKMLAIFWFGATAISSYSCLSQMFFIHAFSAMESGVLVAMALDHFVAICNPLRYATILTPVVVAKIGGLVVLRAVGLTVSFPSLAHRLPYCGSHTIAYTYCEQMAVVKLACGATTVDNLYAFAVAVFLGVGDMTFIGYSYGQIVRTVTHFPSPEARAKAGSTCMAHVCVLLFFYGPGFLSVVMQRFGPPTASAAKVILANIYLLFPPALDPLIYGIKTKQIRERLLTILSPKWIEPT, encoded by the coding sequence TCTCTTCCCACATACTTTCTTCTTGGCTGGCATCCCAGGATTGACTGCTGCCCACGTTTGGATCTCACTTCccttttgctttatgtttttcctGGCACTGACTGGGAATAGTGTCCTGCTTTTTCTTATCCGGACAGAACGCAGCCTTCACCAgcccatgtttttctttcttgccatGCTCTCCTTTGTTGACCTGGTCCTTTCCCTCTCCACACTGCCCAAGATGCTGGCCATTTTCTGGTTTGGTGCTACAGCCATCAGCTCTTACTCTTGTCTTTCCCAGATGTTCTTCATCCACGCATTCTCTGCCATGGAGTCAGGGGTGCTAGTGGCCATGGCTCTGGATCACTTTGTGGCCATCTGTAACCCACTGCGTTATGCAACCATCCTCACCCCTGTTGTTGTTGCCAAGATTGGGGGCCTGGTGGTGTTGCGAGCTGTGGGGTTGACTGTCTCCTTCCCAAGCCTGGCCCATCGGCTACCCTACTGTGGCTCACACACGATTGCCTATACCTACTGTGAGCAGATGGCAGTGGTGAAGCTGGCCTGTGGGGCCACCACTGTGGACAACCTCTATGCCTTTGCTGTGGCAGTCTTTCTTGGTGTGGGGGATATGACCTTTATTGGCTATTCCTACGGGCAGATTGTGAGGACTGTGACGCATTTTCCTTCACCTGAGGCACGTGCTAAAGCAGGCAGCACATGTATGGCCCATGTCTGTGTCCTCTTATTCTTCTACGGACCGGGCTTTCTTTCTGTGGTCATGCAGCGCTTTGGGCCACCTACAGCCTCTGCTGCCAAGGTCATCCTTGCCAATATCTACTTGCTCTTTCCCCCTGCACTGGATCCCCTTATCTATGGCATCAAGACTAAGCAGATCAGGGAGAGATTGCTTACAATTCTGAGCCCCAAGTGGATTGAGCCCACTTGA